The genomic window CGGCCACATCGCCGGCAAGACCGAGCGCATCCGCGTCGGCTCCGGCGGGGTGATGCTGCCCAACCATCCGCCGCTGGTGGTGGCGGAAAACTTCGGCACCCTGGAAACCCTCTATCCCGGCCGTATCGACCTGGGCCTGGGCCGCGCGCCCGGCGCGGACCAAGCCACCATGCGCGCGCTGCGCCGCGATCGCCTGGGCGATGGCGCGGATTTCCCCGAGCAGGTTGCCGAGCTGGAAATGCTCCTCGGCCCGCGTCGTTCGCAGCAGTCGCTGCTGGCGATTCCGGGGGAGGGCACCAACGTGCCGATCTGGCTGCTGGGTTCCAGTCTGTTCAGTGCCCATCTCGCTGCGCAGAAGGGCCTGCCCTATGCCTTCGCCTCGCACTTCGCGCCGCGGTATCTGCACGACGCGCTGCGCATCTACCGCGAGAATTTCCAGCCCTCGGCAGTGCTCGACAAGCCCTACGCCATGATCGGCGTACCGCTGGTGGCCGCGCCGACCGACGATGAAGCCGAGTACCTGGCGACCACCGCCTTCCAGCGCGTGCTGGCGCTGATCCGCGGCGACAGCCTGAAGCAGAAGCCGCCGGCGAAGAGCATGGCCGGCCTGTGGCTGCCCCACGAGCAGGAGGCGGTAGGCAATTTCTTCGGCCTGGCGGTGATCGGCGGCCCGGAGAAAGTGCGCAGCCGCCTGGAAATCCTGCTGGAGCAGACGGGCGTGGACGAGATCATCTTCACCAGCGATATCTACGACCATGCGCTGCGCTTGCGCTCGCTGGAGATCGTCGCCGGTCTCAAGTAGCCGATGCGGTTGCCAGGGATAACCCGCTCGTGAATGGCCTCGCAGCGGGGCGGGTTCGCGAGCAAGCTCGCTCCTACAGGGCTGCGCCGCAGCTGTAGGATCGGGCCTTGTCTCCGTCAGGAAAACGCCGACGCGCAGCGCCCGTCCGGAACGCCGTGTGGTGAGCGTGTCGTAGGAGCGGACTTCGTCCGCGATGGCTTCCGGCGCGATGCGGACCTATCGCGGACGGAGTGCGCTACTACGGCGATACTTCAGCGCTCGGGCGTGCCCTCTCCCTGAAGGGAGAGGGGGCCGTTCGGTGCAGGATGAAGCTACAGCGTCAGCGCGGCACAACCTGCTCCCTCTCCCTCTCCCTCCGGGAGAGGGCTGGGGTGAGGGGAAAACGTCGATACAAGCTTGCCAGAAAGAAGACAGTGGCTCCTACCTCAACTCCTGCGTGGTGGTTTGCCCTCTCCCTAACCCTGGCTGCGCGCCCCGCTCCGAAGGGAGAGGGGACTGGGTCAGTGCCGGCTGAAACGGCGGCGTCAGCCGACTCGGATGGCTCCCTCTCCCTTCAGGGAGAGGGCGGGGGAGAGGGGAGACCCAGCGCAGTAGTTTGCACGTAGGAGCGGACCTTGTCCGCGAAGCCCGCCGCGGAGGAATCCGCTCTATCAGGAAACGCGGCCGCGTAGCGCCCGTTCGGAACACCGTGGGGTGAGCGTGTCGTAGGAGCGGACTTCGTCCGCGATGGCTTCCGGCGCGATGCGGACCTATCGCGGACGGAGTACGCTCCTACATTCCTCCCTGCATTCGCAGAAACGCTGTCAGGAAGCTGGCACGCTCAGCCCTGTCCGTCTTCCTTCTTCTTCAGCAGGTCCGCCAACCCGGCCAAGCCCTTGTGGGTGACCTTCGGCCCCTTGCTGCCGGCGTCGTTGCTGTTCTGGTAATGCAGGTCCACCTGGCGCTGGTGTTCGTTGTCGTGGCAGTAGAGGCACAGCAGCTCCCAGTTGGAGCCATCCTCGGGGTTGTTGTCGTGGTTGTGGTCGCGGTGGTGAACCGTCAGTTCACGCAGGCGCACCCCACTGAATTCGCGGCCGCAGCGGCCGCAGATCCAGGGGTACATCTTCAGGGCTTTTTCGCGGTAGCTGCTTTCGCGGCGGCGCTGGGCTTCGGCGAGGACGGCGTCGACTTTGCTGGTGGGCTGGTTCATGGCTCGTGGCAGAGGTGCGGGATCGGACCTCCAGCATAAATCCGCCTCCGCGTGCTGACTACGGCCTGGGCGTGTCCGGGCGCGACCAGATCCACAGATTGCCAACGGCCATGCCGAGGATCACCGCGTAGAGCCATAGGCCGTGGGGCAGGGTGATCAGCATGATCGCCAGCGCCGCGAGCATCGCCAGGCTGGCGCTGATCTTGGCGCGGCGGGCGACGGCGCGGCCGTTGCGCCAGTTGTGCAGGATCGGGCCGAACAGTCGATGATTCTCCAGCCAGGCGGCCAGGCGCGGCGAACTCCTCGAGGCGGCCCAGGCGGCGAGCAGGACGAACTCGGTGGTCGGCAACCCCGGCACCACCAACCCCACCATGCCCACGCAGAGGCTGGTGTACGCCAGCAGCGCGAACGCCAGGCGTGCCAGCCGCGAGCGGGCAGGGCCGAGGGGATTGGCGCGCGCAGCACTGGCTGGCGCGCGCGCGAGGGTTTCAGACGGTGGCGGGAGCACTGTCATAGCTGTGTTGCAGCAGGTGGGCGAAGCGTTCGAAAGCCGCCACGGCGCCGGCGTCGGCTTCGCGTTCCTCGGCTTCGCTCAGTTCCAGGCCGTCGAGTGTGCGGGTGAAGCGCTTCCAGCCTTCGGCGCGGCCGCCTTCGGGTTCGCCCAGGTGGCGGGCGCCGGTGTTCTCGTCCAGGCCCAGCGCGGCGACGCGCTTGATCAGGAAGGCTGCACCGAGCTTGGAACCTTCGGAGACGAACAGCCAGCCCAGGGCATGGGCCAGGCTCGGATTGGCGAGGGCGCCAGCGACCGGGGCGGGCACCTCGGTGTCGAGGTCGGCCAGGTCCAGGCGCGCCTGTTCGGCGCGGCAGCGCTGCGGCAGGTCGGGGAAGATCCGGCCCAGCGCGGCGTCCTGGTACAGGGCCTGAAGTTCGGACTGGAACAGGTACTGGGCGACGACGAAGCGGGCGAAACGCTCGCGGCTGGAGAAGGGCTCGCGGGCCTTTACCGCATGATCGAGACGCTCATGGGGGGCGTGGGTCAGCGCATTCAGGCGCTGCGAGCGCAGGGTCGGGAGTTCCACGGTGGTCATGTCCAATTCCTTGAAATTGCAGGTCTTTACAGACGAGACGAACGAGTTCGGGGAAAGCGTAAAGATTGTCGGGCGTTCCGCGGGAGATGCCGGTGCGAAGGCGGTTCGCGAGCAAGCTCGCTCCTACAAGGGGACCGTTCTCTATGTAGGAGCGAGCTTGCTCGCGAACAGAGCCGGCACGGGATTCACCAGGCGCCCCGGCGCTTGCCCGTCAGATATCCCACACCAGGTTCACCGCGAAGTTGCGGCCCGGCTGGGTCAGGCGGTCGAGGTTGGCCGGGGCCAGGACCGAGGCTTCGCCGACGCCGTCGTAGCCGCGTACGTCATCCCACAGCCAGTATTTCTTGTCGGTGAGGTTGTACAGGCCGGCGTTGAGGGTCAGGTCGTCGGTCAGCTTGTAGTAGCCGGTCAGGTCGAGGATGCCGAAGCCCGGGGT from Pseudomonas sp. GCEP-101 includes these protein-coding regions:
- a CDS encoding YbaN family protein, translated to MTVLPPPSETLARAPASAARANPLGPARSRLARLAFALLAYTSLCVGMVGLVVPGLPTTEFVLLAAWAASRSSPRLAAWLENHRLFGPILHNWRNGRAVARRAKISASLAMLAALAIMLITLPHGLWLYAVILGMAVGNLWIWSRPDTPRP
- a CDS encoding LLM class flavin-dependent oxidoreductase, translating into MKSLSDIAFSMLDLVPVRDQGTAAEALHNAVEVARHVERLGFTRYWLAEHHNMDGIASSATAVLIGHIAGKTERIRVGSGGVMLPNHPPLVVAENFGTLETLYPGRIDLGLGRAPGADQATMRALRRDRLGDGADFPEQVAELEMLLGPRRSQQSLLAIPGEGTNVPIWLLGSSLFSAHLAAQKGLPYAFASHFAPRYLHDALRIYRENFQPSAVLDKPYAMIGVPLVAAPTDDEAEYLATTAFQRVLALIRGDSLKQKPPAKSMAGLWLPHEQEAVGNFFGLAVIGGPEKVRSRLEILLEQTGVDEIIFTSDIYDHALRLRSLEIVAGLK
- a CDS encoding YajD family HNH nuclease translates to MNQPTSKVDAVLAEAQRRRESSYREKALKMYPWICGRCGREFSGVRLRELTVHHRDHNHDNNPEDGSNWELLCLYCHDNEHQRQVDLHYQNSNDAGSKGPKVTHKGLAGLADLLKKKEDGQG
- a CDS encoding biliverdin-producing heme oxygenase, with amino-acid sequence MTTVELPTLRSQRLNALTHAPHERLDHAVKAREPFSSRERFARFVVAQYLFQSELQALYQDAALGRIFPDLPQRCRAEQARLDLADLDTEVPAPVAGALANPSLAHALGWLFVSEGSKLGAAFLIKRVAALGLDENTGARHLGEPEGGRAEGWKRFTRTLDGLELSEAEEREADAGAVAAFERFAHLLQHSYDSAPATV